The genomic stretch aAGCACGGAATGTGATTGGGACAGAACGATCTCCTCCTAAACATtttgatgtgcagtgtgagtatatcagtgcatctcagcttcatacacagagagcagagagtcagtatctcctgagtgtatttgggtaacttcacagcagtaagacagTGAGTAAAGCAGTCTCACTGACCAGTGGAGGGAAGATGAgttataattatattatcatacagtgatgagtctgatcatactgacatgtcttagGTAAAACGTGTActcattttgagtttgcaaagggcaaaaaaggtaccacatgcagctgttcaactttaaaaaaatgaagttatcattattaatgacgacgctaaaaagacatatctaaatacttctgtcacttttgaaaacttgattctgctgtgtcattttccgACTAtcataaaaagctacagtatatccagttcattttgtaacaaagcatgatatactgggatatttactgtaacaggttctgcagtccttttccccacaaaccacacaatccgtcgttgttagaggcaccaaggctttattgtgcgctcgataccaaaaacacggaaactaaaacaaaacaaaacacaggcggtaaggacggggattagatggcatgccactcccgcgtgcgtctctcaGTCCAGCACcctggtctcactgcaggcagagcatataaactaTTACCAATCGATTGTAATTGCAAACAGGTGTAGGTGTTAACCAGCTGTACTGCTCCCACtccgcctgcagatggcgccctaaacacaccactcctccacatcacattgtgagatttcagctccattataaacattactttgaaataaatgtctctgctAGTGTTTTGAGATGCAACACAGAGAATtagaaattatatggaattgacCACATTGTTCTAATGATTTTAGATGCTCCCAAGAATACCTCAgtgtgacttttatttaaaactgcaggacctgttattttctctttcagatcctcctaagagcgtctcagtatcagtgagcccctctggtgaaatagtggagggcagttcagtgactctgacctgcagcagccaTGGCAACCCACCAGTGCATCGATACATCTGGTATAAGAAGAATAAACCTGTATCCTCAGAGACAGGAGGACCAGAGGACAGTTACACCATTAAAAGCATCACACTGCACGATGCAGTAGAATACATCTGTGTGGCACAGAATAGGATTGGGATAAAAAGATCTCCTCCTAAAAGTCctgatgtgctgtgtgagtatatcagtgcatctcagcttcagacagacagagcagagagtcagtatctcctgagtgtctttgggtaacttcacagcagtaagacactgagtaaagcagtcacgctggccagtggaggagaaatcaggtataattacattatcatacagtgatgagtctgatcatactgacatgtcttagGTAAAACGTGTggtcattttgagtttgcagTGCACAATAAAGGTACCACATGCAGCTGTTCAACTTTAtaaaatgaagttatcatttGTAATGAAGAAGCTAAAAAGACATATCGAAATacttctgtcacttttgaaaacctgattctgctgtgtcattttccaactaccataaaaagctacagtatttccagttcattttgtaacaaagcatgatatactgggatatttcctgtaacaggttctgcagtccttttccccacaaaccacacaatccatcgttgttagaggcaccaaggctttattgtgcgctcgacaccaaaaacacggaaacaaaaacaaaacaaaacacacacgataaggacggggattagatggcatgccgctcccgcgtgcgtctctcattccagcaccccggtctcactgcaggcagagcatataaaccattaccaatcaattgtaaTTGCAAACAGGTGTGGTTATtagccagctatactgctcccactccgcctgcagatggcgccctaaccacaccacccctccacatcacattgtgagatttcagctccattataaacattactttgaaataaatgtctctgctAGTGTTTCGAGAAGCAACGcagtgagtgagaaattatATAGAATTCAACAaatttttctaatgattttagatGCTCCCAAGAACACCTCTGTGTGACTTTTcattaaaactgcaggacctgttattttctctttcagatcctccgaagaccgtctcagtatcagtgagcccctctggtgaaatagtggagggcagttcagtgactctgacctgcaacTGCGacgccaacccaccagtgcagaactacacctggtTTAAGAAGAATGACACTGGAGTCTGGCAGCCAGGATCTGGACAGAGTTTGAACTTTTCTAACTTTAGATCCTGGAACAGAGGACAGTACTACTGTGAGGCACAGAACAGACTTGGAGCTCAGAATGCTTCTGCTCTACTGGTCACAGTGCAAGGTAGGACCATAACAAATGTTTTATCTGACGCTGATTGTGATCCAGTAGCTACAAAGCAATGCTGATCATAACATTGGTGCCACAATCCGAACCGGATCATGGTAGATAATGATGATGAGCAGTGTAACTAAAAGTATCATGATGCCTGCATtgaattcagtaaaattcaAATGTATAGAAATTTCTAGTAAAGGTAGGCATATAAGGGgtgtatttaaacatttatcaaCTTTCGCCTTAAGGACCATGGTGAGGCATGTTGTGaaatgaacactgctatatcATAACTGACAGGGCTACATCTTCTGACTTTGCTTAGGAGGTCAGTCACTGATCGTGGCTGCAGCTGTGGGAGTGGCTGAAATTTTGGCTcttgtgtttctgggtgtgtgCCTGAGGTACGTGGTTGTAAATGAGTCGGTCTGTAGTCACTCCAGTGTGAATTGCTGTATGTCTGATTTAGACTCATAGTTTAAAACGAGTGTacatttttgtggaatgtttttgtcaaGCTTTAGCTACGTTACATCATGCTGATGCCATACTCCCCCCTCTAATGTCTGATTAGTGCTTAGACCACTGCATTATTaggcattttgttttattgtgatgtCAATTTTATAAACTCTGACTGATGCGTTTTAGTGTCCCAATTAGTTTATCAAACCTGTATGATGGGGTAACAGAATCCCCTTAAAGCTTGTTCTAAATATGAATCATGTGGACAGTTACAGACCATAACAAAGTCTTGTCAAGCGCATCAATTTGCCCATGAGCTCCAATGTTGGTTTGAATAAAGCAGAACTACATTTACTGGGCAGGAAGAAACCTCTTATAACTCAGGATCATTTCCTGTAACCAAATGACAtctgaacaataaaaaatatacacatacatgggCACTATTGCCTCAGCAATACACATCattcaaacaaaagcaaaatgctgTTTATACATGAGGGGGCTGTTTAAAGGTTTGTATGAAGGtagattttactttttatttttctttcttctctgaaTAATCAGGAGGAGAAAATCAACAAATGAGACAGAAGGGGACAGGCAGGTGAGT from Anguilla rostrata isolate EN2019 unplaced genomic scaffold, ASM1855537v3 scaf1156, whole genome shotgun sequence encodes the following:
- the LOC135247216 gene encoding B-cell receptor CD22-like, which encodes MLPRTPLCDFSLKLQDLLFSLSDPPKTVSVSVSPSGEIVEGSSVTLTCNCDANPPVQNYTWFKKNDTGVWQPGSGQSLNFSNFRSWNRGQYYCEAQNRLGAQNASALLVTVQGGQSLIVAAAVGVAEILALVFLGVCLRRRKSTNETEGDRQGNKSPIDGNVSGMAMSHTGTQGTDRDDGEVPLYASVQPTNTRNQSVSLDRPECLTGLTRVFHWIDQSVSLDRPECLTGES